DNA sequence from the Bombus vancouverensis nearcticus chromosome 8, iyBomVanc1_principal, whole genome shotgun sequence genome:
TTTACAGAATCAAACGAAGGTGGCTTTAGTATTACAGGCGCAACAGACGGTAACGCTCAAATACAAGGTGCTAGCGATGGTCATTCTAATTTTCAAATTCATGGTGCCAGTCGCGGCCCAGCGGAAAGTTACAATGTACAAGGACCTAGTGCAGGGTCATACAACATCCAAGGATCAACGGATGGACATAGTCATTCAATTATTCAAGGCTCCTACGATGGTAATTCAGGGTCTGCGAAATCTCTTCAGTATAATGATCCCAGTGGTAAGTGAATCCATAGCGTTTTACCTCCATATTTATACTTGATAATTACTGTATTCATTTTCACTGTcacaataattaaaacataaacgtaaaatatcaattttatgaAAGTAGTCTTTTATAATGTATTGAAAATCTGTGGAATGCTTTTTCCCGGAATAAGTTAATTTCAATCTAACACGCGGAAGCAACAATGCGTAATGTCTTCTGAATAAGTCAAAAATTAAATTCCTTTTCTGCTTGAAAGGACTAAGAGTGAACTGGAGATCATTTGATCGACAACCACAGCCAAGAGCGCAGCAGACAGCACAATACTCGGAAGCTGCAATTGCAAGTGCACCAAGAGCGCCACATCGGCAAAGGGCTCATGCACCAAGGCAACCGCAACCACCACCACAACCCGAACCATTTGCTTTACAACAATCGAGGCCTTTGGATAATGCACCTACGCAAATCAAGCAACTTCTCCAATTGCAAGCACAACTTCCATACGTTAATATCATTCCTGAACCATATAGGTAATgtttatattacataataagataatactttttaatttctccaacTTCATTTTCGTATTTAGTTGTTTTAAAAGATCTAGAACTAGTACTGTGAATATTAAACACTGTTATATAAAGTATTATCAGTTGCTAGATGACGTAATAAGGATAGCTATCTTACATGtaatgtaattatgtaatagtATGTTAATGTGACATAATAGTGTCTCAATGTAATACaatgatataatattatttatctcaaTCCAGTTTGATGATATAATAGAACCTTAACAGTATCTTAGTAGAATGATTTCTAGTATTATTTGTTGACGTATTGAATTTGGTATAAccaaaacattttatttaattttttttaaacacgaAATAAATAAGAAGATGAAATAAACAAAGGAAAGTTGTgatctatatacatataatacattgTAAATTTTTTTGTAGATATGAAAATTTGTTAGCATCACAAGGTAATCAACGACCTGAATATCAACCTGAATATCAACCTGAGTATCAACCTCGGTATCAACCCGAAGCCCAAGAGGAACCGGCCCCTTCACCACGACGACCAGCTTATCGTGGAAAACCACGTGGTCCGCCTAGACAGAGGCGACAGGCGCCACAATACAGACCGGAAGCTCCTGCTGCACAGCAACAGCAACACCGCAGACTTCCGCAACCACCGGCTGAACCTCAAATTAAATATAATCCCAATCTTCCGCCTCAGCTACAACAACTATTGAAATACCAGGCCGAAACTCCGTATATCAACTTAATTCCTGAACAATACAggtaaattgaatatttaacgaGTAAAATTATCCATGTTACTTAATACTAGGATTCATTGATTACCCTTGTATATCATTGTATTGTATATAGGATAATTATGCAAAGAAATGTCAGTTAGCCTAGTAATACCATATTATCCTACATTTAACTGGACTAGTTGACTAATGTGAAGTTCTAACCGGTACCTATAGTCACCCTTTTCAATGGCGAATAAATTCAATTGATTACCTCTCGTTCAAAATTTTAgttaataattacaaattaaattatgttgaatttttatatacttTCTTATTCTAAATTTTTTCGTATACTTGCCACTATACATCCAGCTCTTGATATTGCATTGCTATAATTACTCTTGAATAATAACTCTGAATTTAATCACCCTTAAATTAAACCagtaataaaagaattaatagtTTTACGAAAGAATTAACTTTTAGATTTAATCCTGAGCCAGCCGCCCAAATGCAGGTAGAGCAGGTCCGTAACTACTACCAAGATCTTTTAAGACAGCAACCAACATCTCCTACCGTACACACAGTACCGCCAGTGGTCGCGCCTGCCCCACAACGAATACGAGGTCCACCACAAGATCCGCAATCAGGTTCGGCATATTCTAGACCAAGAAGACAAGCTCCACATCAACGACAGCTACGACCGCAACAACTACCAGCTGAACCAGTACCACAATATTCCACCAATGTTCCTGGTCAAATTCAGAGTTTATTGAAATACCAAGCACAAATTCCTTATAACATTATCGCTAATCAAATCGATTATCGTCTTGACAAGCCATACGTGCCTCAACCAATTAAACCTACTGGCGCTCCAGAAGTTCAATATCAACCTCCAAATCAATATCAAAGTCAAAGTCAATATCAAGGACAGAGTCAATATCAAGAACAAAATCAATATCAAAGTCAAAATCAGTATCCAAATCAAAACCAATATCAAAGCCAGATTCAATCACCAGACGCGTACCAAGGTCAATCAAGTGGATATAGCCAAGTCTATGCATCGCAGTCACAGTATACTCAGGCTCAATTTGGAGCACAAGAACCTGAGCATGGAGTTCGTCCTGTTACCGAAAGACAATATTGAAGATAATCGTTGGTTCAATTAAGTTGTATCTTCTATATTTGCTTTTGATTCGATATTccgttttatttttaattggtCGTTTCAATTATTTGGATCGATGTCTTTACGTTTCGCACGTTGGAAAAGATTGTCGCCGATGGGTTCTAGATTTTCGGTGCGATTACAAAGATAGAGTTAAGGTACTTGATATCAATTTATTTGTTATTCCGTTGAAGTTTCATTATTAATTTCGAATTTACGTTGAAAGAATGAAAACGTTTATTCTGTTGATTTAAATGTTAGTTGTTTGATAACagttattataaaaattggAATTGTTGGAATTGATATTTTCGATTGACTCagaattgaattttaaattgaattgCAATTGAACTTTAAATTAAACGTTTTTAATTCTTTGGTTGTATAAGAAAAGTGTATTTTGCCGCGacaatatttttatcaatgtcAGATTCGTTTCACGTGGTATGCAATTACAGAGAAATCAACGCTGTCGCTGCGattgcattttattttatatacttaaGTTACTCGTGAACTGAAATActcaaataatattatattctaCATGTTAAGAAGTAATTCGTTTTTGTTTCAGAAAAGTTTTCTTCTATACTCATTGAAAATAGCatatctttaattatttttaataattaaaaagttacagTATTTATACTAACATTTTCTgtcaaattttgtttaattagaCATTTATAACAATAGCAGCGATGAATACATATTTACTCGTCGAAGGAAGGAGTTTTTTGCTTGCTTTTACAGTTTGCTATACTCgaagtaatatttatttcaacATACGATATTGTTTTCTATTTTGTTACTTATGTCATTAGTTGcttgtttatgtaaatttatatttttatgaccACATCTGAGTAAACGAAACATAGATACAGTTCTGTTCCATctttcaaataatattttaatgaatattgtatattttttaaatatttgtatattttttcgcATAATATTCTCTCCATTTTTGGATTTTTAAATTCtcgtaaatgtataaatatccgcagttaGTAATTGTGGTCGGTGATATGTATTTTTAACATATTGTATTGAAATTTTAGATGTATCTAAATTTCACCTATAGAAATCGAACACTGCATCACAAAATATTCGACGTTTCTCTTTCGTTTAACGATGTCAGAACACTCAATAGTAATTTGTAACAACCATGAAATGGAATGAAAGAAAAGTATTGCTATAACGGAAGTCATTTGGTGCTCCATCAATTTTTACATACGGAAATATAAGCGGAATATACCCAGTTCCCTGTTATATGCAATTTCcggtgaaagaagaaaaaatgaaagtaGAGCGCCATATTGTGAATTCCTTTAAGGACCTATTGCATTGCGATTTAACGCATAAATACGTGGTCTTCGATTAACGACAATTATTGTGATTAAATTCAACGATCATTATTCAATAAGCTTGTctgtttttatagtttttatatTTCAGCGTTTtctaataaaacatttttcacTCAAACGTATttcaattaattgtttcaatcgATGTGACTGGCCAATTATTTAGATTATAATTGTACGCGAATGAAACGAATGAAATGAATTTCGTGGTCAAGTTTACAAACATGAATCCTTGTAAGTTTAATTATACTATAAGACATAAGTACATATAATTAAAATCATGGACAGATAGTTATTCAATCGTCTATCATAATATTATACTTACGAATGTATAATGTAACGCATTTTAAAGATTACTTTAAATAATGATGATCAAGTTTACCACAGGAATTATATTTCGATGCGCTAAATCGCACGAGGTTTCATATATCCGGTTTCGCATATGATCCACTTTCACTCGAAGATTTTCCTTCGAACGTGTAATCTAGTTAACCCAATCATCCTCGCGATTTAATCAAGTTAATCTTTTTGACCTCCAATTTTTAAGAATGAAACAGACACAAAGTAGCAGATTTATTATTCACGAGTATATACATAATGATGTTTAATTATTAGCGAATAAAATTGCAGCGTTTTGCATAGTGTTAGATTAGACAAGAAGTAGAACGGTGAATGTAGAACATTAAGGTCAATTGTTTCCGCGAGCAAGTTGTTCAGTCATCGATTAAATCGTGGctttttttatcgaatataaAGTGTCTCCGTAGAAACGGTTCACTTTATACGAGATATTAATACGGTCGACTTAGGAATACGGAAGTGACCGATGCATATGCTTCCTGCAATCGGTAGCTTTACCGTTACGTGACTAGAAATACGTCTTTTACCTACCACGTACATGTTTTATTCATTTGTGACTTATATTTACGTCGATGTTAACTTTTGGTTTATTGGAAATAGATTTTATTCGATTTCGTCTTAATCCTATGTTTAATAAGATATACTAAGATATAGAAGTATGTGTTATTgttaaaataagagaaaaataggAAAGAATAGGTACAAATTAGAAGTTGGTAAAGCacttaaagaataataaattaaactcAAACAGAAAACAAAAATAGAGGCAAAAAGTGCATAAAAATTTGTACGTagtgttttattaaattaaaagtaGATACACAATCATATATTCACAATCTttacattaatataaattatatgtgaCACTTATGTAGATGAAAAAATTCAGTTTTTAAATATCATAATTAATATCTCTTTAATAGCTCTATTTTCATCAAAGGGTACCCATGGACAATTTTTGAATGTCTATTTTTGAGCTTCCTTACTATTAATGTTGTAAGTAGGAACTGAACATTAAAAGTCTTGTATTATTCCATAAATTGTGTACTCTGTTTTAAGTTAGCAATTTAATTCTTATTCCAGTCGATTTGATTTCTTGACTTTTCTGCCAAATCAAGTCccctttattattttttctttttacagttCGGTTAATCACCGTCAAGTAAATTCCAAAGTACAGTAAAGTCAATCACGTTCGAAGAGAAAAGCCGATCAAACGACTTTTACGTAACTTTAAATTAACCTCTGATATACTACGCACTCAAGAAAAGCAGTTCTGGTTTCCTAGCGGTGTAACGAAGGTTTTCCAGGAAAAGTTCATTTAAGGGAGCTGACATTTTGATAATGTAACCTAAATTGAAAGCTTGCATGTGGTTGAggaatatatatctatatagtggcagacaaaagaaagtttaaaaagCAAATAGTGCGATAAAACAACGTTATTCTACACTTGGAAGGGAATGCTGATTGACAAAATTTAATATTGACGATATTGACACATCAAATTTAAACATAACGATACTCATAAATacaagtaactttctttagcttgccatagaatctagtttaattcaAGTAATCTAATTTGTTGCTGTTTAATAATCTTACTTTTTCTATAATGTTATAATTAGAACACGGTATAGATCTCATTTATTAAAGACTAGCTGTTCATATTAATATCCACGTACTATCCATAAAAGTACCCACGGCATGTTCAAATAGCACTACAAAATGCGAAAACAACAGCCACACAATTTGTGTTACGGGCGAaatgctaataataataattaactaTATATGACTTTTACATTTTAATGGCAGCAACTTTCTCGTGACTCTAGATTTTTATGAACGAACGACTGATAGATATTACTTTGGACACAACACGATTACGGACACTATTTCCCAGTATAATGGTGCgcgaaataataattaatactaaaatTGTTGAAAGCACTACAAAAAGAGCTTTATTAACATCATACTTTTCTTAAGAagatcgtataataattttatacatatgtatttaaaaaaaaatttttttatagttgatacaacactaataagaaaaagcAGAATTCTTGAGAAATAGATACTTTGTACATTGAATCAATATGATTGGAAAAAGTGAGCATCTAATTTCCTCTTTGAGAATGCGTAATTGTCGCCGGAAAAACTTTTCGTAACGCATTTTAATAATAGTTGGCAGGTATATATTAGAAAAGAGAGATACTAGTTCCTCATCATAAATCACATAGTAAAGTAAACTACATCGTATAATACTAATTAATACTGATTTTAATTACTACTAACAATTCAGCCATTCAAAAGTCACATTGGTCAGTTGcataatttaaaaagtagagaaaaatGAAGACACGACAAATACTGCTTTTCCAAACCTACCTTgcaatttactattatttatatcatctcctgattataaataaatttttggaaataaatcattaatttttgaaaaattgaatattGATCGTGTACGTAAGTAACGATATTGCAAAAACGTATAAGAAATGAAATTGTTCACTTTGTCTTCtgagaaatttaattattaacattttgtGGCAAATAAACATtgcagaagaaaaaaaataaattatacacaATCTTCGATTCTTttacttttaataaaattttcaatgaCCTTTGACACAGTATCTGTGACACAGTAACAAGTAATTATCCCTCTGCCATCACACTTCAATAACTTCAATGAAATACCTAGTGATCCTTGACCAAGTGGAAAATAATCGATTTAAATGGACAATAACCCATCATTAAGCGAGGCATAATTTCAAATGGAATCGTCACAGTTCCAGGTTTTCTGGTACACCTAGTCGAATTACTTCCTGGGTAACGGCGACAGAAATACTGCATACCGTTCATATGAGCCGCGTTTGTTACGTGACGAACGGGCGGGAGACCTGTACGATGGAGAAAAAAATTTCAGTCGAAACCAACCAACCGTGAAAGTTAGTGGTTGGCCGGACCATTTACCCTGGAAACGGTCGCCCATATAGAAGTGCGTCGCGTTGCGGCCGCCAGTTTCGTTCAGCTCCTATCCCGAATTCGCCTACACCTTCGACATGAAGTTCCTTGTGAGTACAAATTGATCTTTTGTATCTTTTCCTTTCTAATTTAAGATATTCTTCTCTATGTTTAGTAAAATTTTATGCTTTCTTAGTAAATATACTttcttacatatatttttttgtattgATAAAGATAAATTGGAAGCTTAAAGataaatttaatgaattttaattgTTTTGTTATGTTTTGTctgaaaaattaaacaaatgttTGCTTTGCTTGGCGAATTTTTTTCCTTacgttgatttatttctttctaaGTGATAATgaattagtaaaaataaataaattatgctTTGTTGTTATTATCACGTATATACTATCTGTAAACATTTAAGCAATACTTTTCTATGTTTAGCaaatccattttttttttatatatccttcT
Encoded proteins:
- the LOC117155888 gene encoding uncharacterized protein LOC117155888 codes for the protein MNLLVLLLLTVPACLAQFSIQGPSDGNRVAQGLRIEEGKGIQYTDQNESNEGGFSITGATDGNAQIQGASDGHSNFQIHGASRGPAESYNVQGPSAGSYNIQGSTDGHSHSIIQGSYDGNSGSAKSLQYNDPSGLRVNWRSFDRQPQPRAQQTAQYSEAAIASAPRAPHRQRAHAPRQPQPPPQPEPFALQQSRPLDNAPTQIKQLLQLQAQLPYVNIIPEPYRYENLLASQGNQRPEYQPEYQPEYQPRYQPEAQEEPAPSPRRPAYRGKPRGPPRQRRQAPQYRPEAPAAQQQQHRRLPQPPAEPQIKYNPNLPPQLQQLLKYQAETPYINLIPEQYRFNPEPAAQMQVEQVRNYYQDLLRQQPTSPTVHTVPPVVAPAPQRIRGPPQDPQSGSAYSRPRRQAPHQRQLRPQQLPAEPVPQYSTNVPGQIQSLLKYQAQIPYNIIANQIDYRLDKPYVPQPIKPTGAPEVQYQPPNQYQSQSQYQGQSQYQEQNQYQSQNQYPNQNQYQSQIQSPDAYQGQSSGYSQVYASQSQYTQAQFGAQEPEHGVRPVTERQY